AAGTCCATACAACAAGTAAAGATAAGTATTAGTGCGCCAGAGCATATAAAAATACTTCGGGACGAGGTTGAAACGGGTTTTCGCAGGGGAGCTAATAATACAAGGCATTCATTCATTGGTGTGATGACTTAATAAATAAAGGTGTTTTTATGGAGAACGACCCAAATTTTAAAGATGCTAATAACTATGAAAGTATTGCAAAAGCTTTGGGTATTGAACTGTTTGGACATTACTCTGCACCGCAAGTTATTAAAAAATTAAATATTCCTCGAAATACGCTTGAAGCGTTAAGAAATACAGGTCAAATAGGTTATGTCAGAATCTCGGAAAGAGGTAGGTATCGTTTCTGGGGATGGCAACTTTGTGAATTTTTAGTGAGGCAAACAGTATGCCCTGGAGAGAGCCTACAAAAAGATACCGAATTGGAAAATGGTTTCTTGCGCAGCGAGAAGGGTGGAATACATGGTACCGATGCGGGTATAACAAAAGAACACATCAGACAGAACGAGTATCACTCCGCACTAGCGATCTTCAAGAAGCAAAGCGACGATTAGCGGAGTTTTTTGTTCAAGAGCAAACTCCTGTAAAAGTACCAAAAGAATCAATTACATTAGCTAAGGCATTAACACTGTACTACACAGAGCATGGGAAAAAGGTTGCTAGTCATAAGGCGGCCAAGACCCATTGCGAGAAAATACTAAACTATTGGAAAGACTCTGTGCTGTCAGAAATGAGTATTAGGGAACAAAGAAAATTTAAAGATTTTTTAGAAGAGCAAGGATGTTCGGTAGGTTACATTAAACGTATTTTTAATACTCTGCGTGCTGCAGTTAATTTTTGTTATAAAAATGAGTATATCGAGCATCCTGTTAATATGCTGACAATATCTGTCCCTATTCATAGTAATGTTGAAATGGGGCGGCCTTTAAGTATTGCAGAAGTTGCTCAGCTATTTGATGTGATGGATGTAGATTACCTTATTAGGTACTGCATGTTATTAATGGGGACGCTTGCAAGACCGGCAGCAGTT
The window above is part of the Spartinivicinus poritis genome. Proteins encoded here:
- a CDS encoding carbon storage regulator — encoded protein: TTIQRGFLSIKEVEFGHPLRLDHEVTVYPYPNTREGFSKSIQQVKISISAPEHIKILRDEVETGFRRGANNTRHSFIGVMT